In a single window of the Rhopalosiphum padi isolate XX-2018 chromosome 1, ASM2088224v1, whole genome shotgun sequence genome:
- the LOC132918340 gene encoding probable ATP-dependent RNA helicase DDX27, with product MCTMKWDMIKTIGDQDDVEDVSSDSDVEVEYQPKKHKTKGDVHFDDEFKFLTMASEYNHDTWDDLQKYIKRKGTNRTDEKIEKSRRYVKSFLPDVTTEEHEDYNEQSDCDSLSEDELKKDGIKDRQKLVGKRNKKKKEVEENKNEITVEDEEEFFEDAPPFEENASFYQMNISRPLMKAISALNYVHPTPIQAAAIPVALLGRDICGCAATGTGKTAAYMLPILERLLYRPKGFTPITRVLVLVPTRELGVQVYQVTKQLAQFTTVEVGLSVGGLELKVQESILRKNPDIVIATPGRLLDHLQNTPSFSLADLEVLVLDEADRMLDENFADQMKEIINMCARTRQTMLFSATMTDAVNDLASVSLSKPVKIFVDSNTDVAFNLRQEFVRLRQGKEQDRDATLAALVCRTFRDHTMIFVRTKADAHRVKILLGLFGLKVGELHGNLSQPQRLEALRQFKDEELDLLIATDVAARGLDIRGVKAVINYTMPPTVEHYIHRVGRTARAGRSGVSVSIASEQDRKVLKEVIRKAKNPVKNRVIPIEILDKYKERVDSLRNEVKCIMHEEYEERQMSRTEEFAEKTEKMAKTSIGTLVKKKDEKKRDWFQTQKERGEAKKRSREAFSAKIEKNIKKKKKNKEEDVNEEEEIENQKKMQRVANFQARSAKNKMKPKKMSAMSDFGQGGKFSSKSAGSKQKKGGSVFDSQFTDVSKSGVKKYRYEANQAKRMLAKKKSALNQKNQKAKSTSSKNPNSQGRGGGKRAKRR from the exons ATGTGTACAATGAAATGGGACATGATAAAAACGATCGGTGATCAAGACGATGTGGAGGATGTTTCATCGGATTCCGATGTCGAAGTTGAA tACCAACCAAAAAAACACAAGACCAAAGGTGATGTGCATTTCGACGACGAATTCAAGTTCTTGACCATGGCTTCAGAGTATAATCACGACACATGGGATGATctacagaaatatattaaacgtaAAGGTACCAATAGGACTgatgaaaaaatagaaaaatcccGTAGATATGTGAAATCTTTT CTGCCTGATGTCACTACCGAAGAGCATGAAGATTACAATGAACAGTCAGATTGTGATTCATTATCTGAAGATGAATTGAAAAAAG atggtaTTAAAGACAGACAGAAGTTGGTTGGCAAAAGGAATAAAAAGAAGAAAGAAgtcgaagaaaataaaaatgaaataactgTTGAAGATGAAGAAGAATTTTTTGAAGATGCTCCTCCATTTGAAGAAAATGCTTCTTTTTATCAAATGAACATTTCAAGACCTTTGATGAAAGCCATAAGTGCGTTGAACTATGTTCATCCAACACCTATACAAGCAGCCGCAATACCAGTGGCTCTCTTAGGTAGAGATATTTGTGGTTGTGCTGCTACTGGTACTGGTAAAACAGCAGCTTATATGTTACCTATTCTTGAAAGACTTTTATACAGGCCCAAAGGTTTTACTCCTATTACTAG AGTTTTAGTTTTGGTACCAACTCGAGAATTGGGTGTACAAGTGTACCAAGTTACAAAACAACTTGCTCAGTTTACAACAGTTGAAGTTGGTCTTTCTGTTGGTGGTTTAGAACTCAAAGTGCAA GAATCAATTTTACGTAAAAATCCAGATATTGTTATAGCTACACCAGGTCGATTGTTAGATCATTTACAAAATACTCCATCATTTTCACTAGCAGATTTGGAAGTATTAGTATTAGATGAAGCTGATAGAATGTTAGATGAAAACTTTGCTGACCAAAtgaaagaaattattaatatgtgtgCTCGTACCAGACAGACAATGTTGTTTTCAGCTACAATGACTGATGCTGTTAATGACCTCGCTTCTGTTTCTTTAAGCAAACccgttaaaatatttgtagacaGTAATACGGATGTTGCTTTTAATCTTAGACAAGAATTTGTAAG ATTACGCCAAGGAAAAGAACAAGACCGAGATGCAACATTAGCTGCTTTAGTGTGTCGAACATTTAGAGATCATACTATGATATTTGTAAGAACTAAAGCTGATGCACACAGAGTAAAAATTTTACTTGGACTTTTTGGACTTAAG gtTGGAGAATTACATGGAAATTTATCCCAACCTCAAAGATTGGAAGCATTAAGGCAATTTAAAGATGAAGAACTTGATTTGTTAATTGCTACAGATGTTGCTGCTCGTGGATTAGATATTCGAGGAGTGAAAGCT gttaTAAACTACACTATGCCACCAACTGTTGAACATTATATTCACCGAGTCGGTAGAACAGCCAGAGCAGGAAGATCAGGTGTTTCTGTTTCTATTGCCAGTGAACAAGACCGTAAAGTACTAAAGGAAGTGATACGAAAAGCTAAGAATCCAGTAAAAAATCGTGTTATTCCTATTG aaattttggATAAATATAAAGAACGTGTAGATTCACTTAGAAATGAGGTTAAATGTATCATGCATGAAGAGTATGAAGAACGGCAAATGAGTCGAACAGAAGAATTCGCTGAGAAAACAGAAAAGATGGCAAAAACTAGTATTGGTActcttgttaaaaaaaaagatgaaaagAAAAGAGATTGGTTCCAGACACAAAAAGAACGAGGAGAAGCTAAaa aaagaTCAAGAGAAGCTTTTTCAGCCAAaatagagaaaaatattaaaaaaaagaagaaaaataaagaAGAAGACGTTAATGAAGAAGaagaaattgaaaatcaaaaaaaaatgcagAGGGTTGCTAATTTCCAAGCTAGAAGTgcaaaaaacaaaatgaaaccCAAGAAAATGAGTGCTATGTCTGATTTTGGTCAAG GCGGTAAATTTTCTTCAAAATCTGCTGGTAGTAAACAAAAGAAAGGAGGTTCTGTTTTTGACTCCCAGTTCACGGACGTAAGCAAATCTGGTGTTAAAAAGTACAGATATGA GGCTAATCAAGCTAAAAGGATGTTGGCCAAAAAGAAATCCgcattaaatcaaaaaaatcaaaaagcaAAATCTACATCTTCAAAAAACCCAAATTCTCAAGGACGAGGCGGTGGAAAGAGAGCAAAGAGAAGATGA
- the LOC132931709 gene encoding oxysterol-binding protein-related protein 6-like isoform X2: MASGSNSIAVPREMEKKKSPQLSFKRRTVVANSDSDASVDSNTPSVESKDDGFIYHKRKLGREPGSKKIIRRGTEWEIVEGLKDGQRYDKKPDIFKGYLHKKRKWPLKGWHKRYFVLDKGILKYGKNPLDMSRGKIHGQVDIGLSVISTKYQRKRLDIDAEEFIYHLKAKTFEAFSEWVKEIKQHRLYRQHVLTFGQTKQTQSPLQKKTSLISPVESIKNCTPNVRLNGWCSQLDSANSEIKQVEQNLKSLNRILDQLESVDNDVGVLDGIPVTKKSTRFRLRKKKSGGGSWGGTIAGWGIDMNQSISQSTNKAVDVADSSGFPTGIASQHLSNSNPSLTVNPSPSDLQLYTDFVILAKDIQNSFKCLMDAINEERSHIFVGDATDDKLSNYRIALNKAIQQNSELRAKLNNIHITSDASNFPDPVLSSSLSYSSGVSGSEVFFDAEEYQGGKINDCNETVTNELIAGEVVTQTSDTSSEAGSLSSEDGSISSENSDGATSEYNNPQGHCGGSGDIRNMTGRRTKLPCPKPDTEGLSLWNLLCKNIGKDLSQVSMPVALNEPLNMLQRMCEELEYSELLDKASEQSDVYERMVYVAAFAVSSYGSSYYRAGSKPFNPLLGETYECIRDDKGFKFIAEQVSHHPPVSVCHAESKNFIFWQDVRIKTKFWGKSMEFQPTGYVNVQLLCHDSKDHYRWNKVTTCVHNLFGGQRSVDQYGELKITNLDKNITCKLTFLKASYFSAKRHEIHGVVIDENEGKVVRKLFGKWNEALYCGVAAAPSAKCIWRPGTMPEDYELYYGFTRFAMELNELDLETAKFLPKTDTRFRPDQRLLEEGDLNRAESMKLNLEQTQRERRKQKEETGEQHEPKWFRKTVRNGIETWEYNNTYWDVRKNPGFTNYHFEKLW; encoded by the exons ATGGCTAGTGGTTCCAATTCCATAGCCGTACCTCGCGAAATGGAGAAGAAAAAATCACCTCAATTAAGTTTCAAAAGACGAACTGTTGTTGCCAACTCGGATTCG GATGCCAGTGTAGATAGCAACACACCTTCAGTAGAATCGAAAGATGAcggttttatttatcataaaaggAAACTTGGACGAGAACCAG gttctaaaaaaattatacgtcGTGGTACAGAATGGGAGATAGTTGAAGGTCTAAAAGATGGACAAAGATATGACAAAAAACCAGACATCTTTAAAGGTTATTTACACAAGAAACGAAAGTGGCCACTTAAAGGGTGGCATAAG cGTTATTTTGTATTGGACAaaggaatattaaaatatggaaaaaatcCATTGGACATGTCTAGAGGTAAAATTCATGGTCAAGTTGACATTGGACTATCTGTAATATCTACAAAATATCAACGAAAACGACTAGACATTGATGCTGAAGAATTTATTTACCATTTAAAA GCAAAAACATTTGAAGCATTTTCTGAATGGGTAAAAGAAATCAAGCAACATCGGCTTTATAGACAACATGTTTTAACTTTTGGTCAAACAAAGCAGACACAGTCTccactacaaaaaaaaacatctt taatatctcCTGTAGAGTCAATTAAAAACTGTACTCCAAATGTACGTTTAAATGGTTGGTGTTCACAATTAGATTCAgcaaattcagaaattaaacaAGTTGAACAAAATTTAAAGTCTTTAAATCGAATACTTGATCAATTAGAATCAGTTGATAatgat GTTGGTGTACTTGATGGAATTCCAGTTACAAAAAAGAGCACCAGGTTTCGTTTGCGTAAGAAAAAAAGTGGTGGTGGTAGTTGGGGTGGTACAATTGCTGGATGGGGAATTGATATGAATCAATCAATTAGTCAATCAACAAATAAAGCTGTTGATGTTGCTGACTCGTCTGgtttt CCTACTGGAATAGCTTCTCAACATTTGTCCAATAGTAACCCGTCATTAACTGTTAATCCGTCACCTAGTGATCTTCAACTGTATacagattttgttattttagcaaaagata ttcaaaatagttttaagtGCTTAATGGATGCAATAAATGAAGAACGCAGTCATATTTTTGTCGGAGATGCAACCGATGACAAATTATCTAATTATCGCATAGCTTTAAATAAAGCTATTCAACAGAATAGTGAACTTCgtgcaaaattaaataatattcatattacttCAGATGCATCAAATTTTCCAGATCCC GTACTAAGTTCTTCATTATCATATAGTTCTGGTGTTAGTGGTTCAGAAGTATTTTTTGATGCTGAAGAGTATCAAGGTGGTAAAATCAATGATTGTAATGAAACTGTAACAAATGAATTAATTGCTGGCGAAGTGGTTACTCAAACTTCAGATACATCTTCTGAAGCAGGATCTTTATCATCTGAAGATGGTTCTATCTCTTCAGAAAACAGTGACGGGGCTACATCTGAGTACAATAATCCGCAAGGAC ATTGTGGAGGATCTGGTGATATCAGGAATATGACTGGACGGCGTACTAAATTACCATGTCCAAAACCTGATACCGAAGGATTGTCTTTATGGAATCTCTTATGCAAAAACATTGGTAAAGATCTTTCCCAAGTGTCCATGCCAGTTGCACTTAATGAACCTCTAAATATGTTACAG cgTATGTGTGAAGAACTAGAATACAGTGAACTTTTAGATAAAGCATCTGAACAATCTGATGTTTATGAACGCATGGTATATGTAGCAGCATTTGCAGTGTCTAGTTACGGATCCAGTTATTATAGAGCTGGTTCAAAACCATTTAACCCACTTTTGGGTGAAACTTATGAATGTATACGAGATGATAAAGGTTTCAAATTCATAGCAGaacag GTTAGTCATCATCCACCAGTAAGTGTATGTCATGCTGAatcaaaaaattttatattttggcaAGATGTTAGAATCAAGACAAAATTTTGGGGGAAATCTATGGAGTTTCAACCAACAG ggtaTGTGAATGTACAGTTACTATGTCATGATAGCAAAGATCATTATAGATGGAATAAGGTGACAACTTGTGTTCATAACTTATTTGGCGGACAAAGATCTGTAGATCAATATGGTGAACTGAAAATTACTAATttggataaaaatattacatgcaaattaacatttttgaag gCTAGTTATTTTTCTGCTAAACGTCATGAAATTCATGGTGTTGTAATTGATGAAAATGAAGGAAAAGTTGTACGTAAACTATTTGGTAAATGGAATGAAGCTCTATATTGTGGAGTCGCTGCTGCACCATCTGCAAAATGTATATGGAGACCAG ggaCTATGCCAGAAGACTATGAGTTATATTATGGATTTACAAGATTTGCAATGGAATTAAACGAGCTTGACTTAGAAACAGccaaatttttaccaaaaaccgATACTAGATTTCGGCCAGATCAAAG gCTATTAGAGGAAGGTGATCTGAATCGTGCTGAATCTATGAAACTCAATTTAGAGCAAACACAGCGCGAACGTCGTAAACAAAAAGAAGAAACTGGAGAACAACATGAACCCAAATGGTTTAGAAAAACTGTTAGAAATGGTATTGAAACTtgggaatataataatacgtattggGACGTACGTAAAAACCCAGGATTTACTAATTACCATTTTGAAAAACTTTGGTGA
- the LOC132931709 gene encoding oxysterol-binding protein-related protein 6-like isoform X1, with the protein MASGSNSIAVPREMEKKKSPQLSFKRRTVVANSDSDASVDSNTPSVESKDDGFIYHKRKLGREPGSKKIIRRGTEWEIVEGLKDGQRYDKKPDIFKGYLHKKRKWPLKGWHKRYFVLDKGILKYGKNPLDMSRGKIHGQVDIGLSVISTKYQRKRLDIDAEEFIYHLKAKTFEAFSEWVKEIKQHRLYRQHVLTFGQTKQTQSPLQKKTSLISPVESIKNCTPNVRLNGWCSQLDSANSEIKQVEQNLKSLNRILDQLESVDNDVGVLDGIPVTKKSTRFRLRKKKSGGGSWGGTIAGWGIDMNQSISQSTNKAVDVADSSGFPTGIASQHLSNSNPSLTVNPSPSDLQLYTDFVILAKDIQNSFKCLMDAINEERSHIFVGDATDDKLSNYRIALNKAIQQNSELRAKLNNIHITSDASNFPDPVLSSSLSYSSGVSGSEVFFDAEEYQGGKINDCNETVTNELIAGEVVTQTSDTSSEAGSLSSEDGSISSENSDGATSEYNNPQGLDCGGSGDIRNMTGRRTKLPCPKPDTEGLSLWNLLCKNIGKDLSQVSMPVALNEPLNMLQRMCEELEYSELLDKASEQSDVYERMVYVAAFAVSSYGSSYYRAGSKPFNPLLGETYECIRDDKGFKFIAEQVSHHPPVSVCHAESKNFIFWQDVRIKTKFWGKSMEFQPTGYVNVQLLCHDSKDHYRWNKVTTCVHNLFGGQRSVDQYGELKITNLDKNITCKLTFLKASYFSAKRHEIHGVVIDENEGKVVRKLFGKWNEALYCGVAAAPSAKCIWRPGTMPEDYELYYGFTRFAMELNELDLETAKFLPKTDTRFRPDQRLLEEGDLNRAESMKLNLEQTQRERRKQKEETGEQHEPKWFRKTVRNGIETWEYNNTYWDVRKNPGFTNYHFEKLW; encoded by the exons ATGGCTAGTGGTTCCAATTCCATAGCCGTACCTCGCGAAATGGAGAAGAAAAAATCACCTCAATTAAGTTTCAAAAGACGAACTGTTGTTGCCAACTCGGATTCG GATGCCAGTGTAGATAGCAACACACCTTCAGTAGAATCGAAAGATGAcggttttatttatcataaaaggAAACTTGGACGAGAACCAG gttctaaaaaaattatacgtcGTGGTACAGAATGGGAGATAGTTGAAGGTCTAAAAGATGGACAAAGATATGACAAAAAACCAGACATCTTTAAAGGTTATTTACACAAGAAACGAAAGTGGCCACTTAAAGGGTGGCATAAG cGTTATTTTGTATTGGACAaaggaatattaaaatatggaaaaaatcCATTGGACATGTCTAGAGGTAAAATTCATGGTCAAGTTGACATTGGACTATCTGTAATATCTACAAAATATCAACGAAAACGACTAGACATTGATGCTGAAGAATTTATTTACCATTTAAAA GCAAAAACATTTGAAGCATTTTCTGAATGGGTAAAAGAAATCAAGCAACATCGGCTTTATAGACAACATGTTTTAACTTTTGGTCAAACAAAGCAGACACAGTCTccactacaaaaaaaaacatctt taatatctcCTGTAGAGTCAATTAAAAACTGTACTCCAAATGTACGTTTAAATGGTTGGTGTTCACAATTAGATTCAgcaaattcagaaattaaacaAGTTGAACAAAATTTAAAGTCTTTAAATCGAATACTTGATCAATTAGAATCAGTTGATAatgat GTTGGTGTACTTGATGGAATTCCAGTTACAAAAAAGAGCACCAGGTTTCGTTTGCGTAAGAAAAAAAGTGGTGGTGGTAGTTGGGGTGGTACAATTGCTGGATGGGGAATTGATATGAATCAATCAATTAGTCAATCAACAAATAAAGCTGTTGATGTTGCTGACTCGTCTGgtttt CCTACTGGAATAGCTTCTCAACATTTGTCCAATAGTAACCCGTCATTAACTGTTAATCCGTCACCTAGTGATCTTCAACTGTATacagattttgttattttagcaaaagata ttcaaaatagttttaagtGCTTAATGGATGCAATAAATGAAGAACGCAGTCATATTTTTGTCGGAGATGCAACCGATGACAAATTATCTAATTATCGCATAGCTTTAAATAAAGCTATTCAACAGAATAGTGAACTTCgtgcaaaattaaataatattcatattacttCAGATGCATCAAATTTTCCAGATCCC GTACTAAGTTCTTCATTATCATATAGTTCTGGTGTTAGTGGTTCAGAAGTATTTTTTGATGCTGAAGAGTATCAAGGTGGTAAAATCAATGATTGTAATGAAACTGTAACAAATGAATTAATTGCTGGCGAAGTGGTTACTCAAACTTCAGATACATCTTCTGAAGCAGGATCTTTATCATCTGAAGATGGTTCTATCTCTTCAGAAAACAGTGACGGGGCTACATCTGAGTACAATAATCCGCAAGGAC taGATTGTGGAGGATCTGGTGATATCAGGAATATGACTGGACGGCGTACTAAATTACCATGTCCAAAACCTGATACCGAAGGATTGTCTTTATGGAATCTCTTATGCAAAAACATTGGTAAAGATCTTTCCCAAGTGTCCATGCCAGTTGCACTTAATGAACCTCTAAATATGTTACAG cgTATGTGTGAAGAACTAGAATACAGTGAACTTTTAGATAAAGCATCTGAACAATCTGATGTTTATGAACGCATGGTATATGTAGCAGCATTTGCAGTGTCTAGTTACGGATCCAGTTATTATAGAGCTGGTTCAAAACCATTTAACCCACTTTTGGGTGAAACTTATGAATGTATACGAGATGATAAAGGTTTCAAATTCATAGCAGaacag GTTAGTCATCATCCACCAGTAAGTGTATGTCATGCTGAatcaaaaaattttatattttggcaAGATGTTAGAATCAAGACAAAATTTTGGGGGAAATCTATGGAGTTTCAACCAACAG ggtaTGTGAATGTACAGTTACTATGTCATGATAGCAAAGATCATTATAGATGGAATAAGGTGACAACTTGTGTTCATAACTTATTTGGCGGACAAAGATCTGTAGATCAATATGGTGAACTGAAAATTACTAATttggataaaaatattacatgcaaattaacatttttgaag gCTAGTTATTTTTCTGCTAAACGTCATGAAATTCATGGTGTTGTAATTGATGAAAATGAAGGAAAAGTTGTACGTAAACTATTTGGTAAATGGAATGAAGCTCTATATTGTGGAGTCGCTGCTGCACCATCTGCAAAATGTATATGGAGACCAG ggaCTATGCCAGAAGACTATGAGTTATATTATGGATTTACAAGATTTGCAATGGAATTAAACGAGCTTGACTTAGAAACAGccaaatttttaccaaaaaccgATACTAGATTTCGGCCAGATCAAAG gCTATTAGAGGAAGGTGATCTGAATCGTGCTGAATCTATGAAACTCAATTTAGAGCAAACACAGCGCGAACGTCGTAAACAAAAAGAAGAAACTGGAGAACAACATGAACCCAAATGGTTTAGAAAAACTGTTAGAAATGGTATTGAAACTtgggaatataataatacgtattggGACGTACGTAAAAACCCAGGATTTACTAATTACCATTTTGAAAAACTTTGGTGA